The following is a genomic window from Methanothrix sp..
CTGTGCTCTCAAGGTCCTGCATGAGCTCGATCTGGCGCTCGGTGTTGCCGGTGCTTGTGGGAAGCACTGCGGCACCGATCCTCTCCGCCCCGTAGTGGAGACCGAGACCGCCTGTGAAGAGCCCGTAGCCATAGCCGACCTGGATTACATCGTTCCTGCCCAGCCCGATGGACGTCAGGGCTCTTGCGAGCGACTCCGTCCAGGTCTCGATGTCGCCCTTCGTGTATCCGACAACCGTCGGCTTGCCGGTTGTGCCGCTAGAGACGTGGTATCTCACGACCCAGTTCCTCGGAAGGCAGAACATTCCAGTCGGATATGTGTTTCTCAGATCGACCTTTCTTGTGAACGGAAGCTTTGTTATGTCATCAAGCTCCTTCACATCGTCAGGCGTGACGCCTGCCTCAGCGAAGCGCTGCCTGTAAAAGGACGAGTGATCGTAGACATATCTCGTTATGGCCTTCAGACGGTCAAGCTGGAGCGCTTTAAGATCCTCAGCTGGCATGCGCTCCATATGCGGATCCCAGTATCCAGACATCGGTATCTACCCGTGTGCTATGATGTGGCATCTATGATAAAAAAGAATCGATGAGCTGATAATCCGCGCTCTCATGTGTTTATCAGCATGTGAGGGAGTCTAGAAGTGTTATGCCAAAGAAGCTGGTTCCCGACAGGCTTCTCTGATTTGATCCAGTGATCGTAAGCAGGATCTGGAAGCAGCGGAAGTTTGTCAGCGTGGTATACAAATTGTTCATTATCGGGGCGCGTCTTCCCGGACCGAAGGCCGGGATATCAGCTGCCCCTCACAGGATGATCTCTATGTTCAGCTCCTCTGCGAGCTCCTTGTACCTGTTCCTTATGGTGACCTCTGTCACTCCAGCGACGTCAGCCACCTCTCTCTGAGTCCTTCTGTCGTTGCACAGTATAGAGGCTATGTATATGGCTGCCGCCGCGACACCGGTCGGGCCTCGTCCGGAGGTGAGCTCCTTCTCCGCGGCCTGCCGCAGGATCTCTATGCCCTTCGCCTGGACATCGCCCTTGAGGTTGAGACCTGAGCAGAATCTGGGTATGTAATCGATCGGGCTCGTCGGCATGAGCTTGAGCGAGAGCTCGCGCGAGACGAACCTGTAGGTCCTTCCGATCTCCTTCCTGCTTACCCTGGAGACCTCAGCGATCTCATCGAGCGTTCTCGGCACGTTGCACTGCCTGCACGCAGCATAGAGCGCAGCAGCCGCGACGCCCTCTATGCTCCTTCCGCGGATCAGGTTCTTCTCGACCGCTCTCCTGTAGATCACGGCAGCGGTCTCCCTCACGTTTCTGGAGAGGCCAAGGGCGGATGCCATCCTGTCGAGCTCTGAAAGGGCGAATGCGAGGTTGCGCTCTGTTGCGTTGCTGACCCTTATGCGCCTCTGCCACTTCCTCAGGCGGTAGAGCTGCGCGCGGTTCTTCGAGGATATGGTCTTACCGTAGGAGTCCCTGTTCCTCCAGTCGATCATCGTTGAGAGTCCCTTGTCATGGATCGTGTAGGTCATCGGGGCGCCGACCCTCGACCGCTTCATCCTCTGATCGTGATCGAAGGCCCTCCACTCAGGGCCCTGATCGATGAAGTTCTCGTCTATGACCAGGCCGCAATCAGAGCATACAAGCTCCGCTCTCTCATAGTCCCTGACCAGAGCACGACTTCCACACTCGGGACACTCTACAGTATACTTATCAAGCTCCTCTTCCTTCTCCTTCTCGCGCTGGAGCTTGATGCGCTCTTTTATCTTCTCCTGCTCTGTGCGCTCTATCTCTCTAATTCTCTCTATCTCTTCCACTTACCATCTCTCCTGGGAGATTCCACATAGAGCATGCTTCCGACGTGAACCGTCGCGTTGACTCCTCTGGCGGGTCTGACGATAACATACGGCCTCTCCAGAGGACCGAAGATATCAGAGACCTTACCGATCTTTGTGCTCTTTCGATCAACAACCACAGATCCGATCTTTGGAGGATCGGCTGCATCCCTGCGAACAATAAGTTTATTCTGAACCACATGGAGTGCTGTTCCCAGCCTCTTCAATAGTTCACCTCAGCAAGGATAGAGCATCACTAGTATATAAAGATTTCGAAAACCATTTATCCCATTAGGTCAACCTCCTGGCACCAGGAATGTTCGAAAGATTGTC
Proteins encoded in this region:
- a CDS encoding transcription initiation factor IIB; amino-acid sequence: MEEIERIREIERTEQEKIKERIKLQREKEKEEELDKYTVECPECGSRALVRDYERAELVCSDCGLVIDENFIDQGPEWRAFDHDQRMKRSRVGAPMTYTIHDKGLSTMIDWRNRDSYGKTISSKNRAQLYRLRKWQRRIRVSNATERNLAFALSELDRMASALGLSRNVRETAAVIYRRAVEKNLIRGRSIEGVAAAALYAACRQCNVPRTLDEIAEVSRVSRKEIGRTYRFVSRELSLKLMPTSPIDYIPRFCSGLNLKGDVQAKGIEILRQAAEKELTSGRGPTGVAAAAIYIASILCNDRRTQREVADVAGVTEVTIRNRYKELAEELNIEIIL
- a CDS encoding Gar1/Naf1 family protein codes for the protein MKRLGTALHVVQNKLIVRRDAADPPKIGSVVVDRKSTKIGKVSDIFGPLERPYVIVRPARGVNATVHVGSMLYVESPRRDGKWKR